From the uncultured Methanomethylovorans sp. genome, the window TCCAGCAGCTTCCAAGACCCATTGAATGAGCTGCAAGCATCATATTCTGTGCACACATGGAACAATCAAAATCTACTGTAGGAACATTTTTATATCCAAGCACTATGATTAATACAGGAGCATTGTAAAAGATATCAAATTCTTCTGTTTTCAGCATTTTCTTAAATTGCATAGCTGCATCAATATTTATTCCCTCAAGCTGTTTCAGCAACCGGGGCTTGCAATGATTGGACATTTGTTTCATGATAGCTTTGTCCTTAATCACCACAAACCTCCAAGGCTGCATTCCAAGACCTGTAGGTGCATGGATACCTGCATCGATGATACTTTCTACGACATCATTACTTACAGGTTTGTTAGCATAGTCCCTGACACTGCGCCTCATCTTAATAGTTGAGATCACCGGATCTTCTTCCATCATACATTACCCTCCGTTTGCATCTGTTCAAACTCTGAACGTGAGATTTGTATCAAGCTGTAAGGATCATCTACATTCTTATGAACGTACAAACCACACCAGCAACGTTTCATTGCATCAAAATGAGCCCTGTGGAAAGGAATACATGGGCATACAATCTTCATATCAAGCTCTCTTTCCCCAGTCAAACCCTGGCAGGGACAAAAGGGGTGGCCATGCTCTTTTTCAATAATAACTTCCTGTTCTAGGAGAAAATCCACAATCTCCTCATCAGGACTGAACTTGTACCCTAGAGGATCGACCACCCTCTGGAACATCTCCTTGAGTCTTTGCTTTCTTTTATCCGCATCCATAGATGATCCTCGTCATGATTCAAGTAATTTCATAAATTTTGGAGGATTATAGCCCACTACAACATCATCACCAATCATAACAAATGGAAAAGCTATGCCTTCTCCATGAGCAGAACAGAC encodes:
- a CDS encoding nitroreductase family protein; translated protein: MMEEDPVISTIKMRRSVRDYANKPVSNDVVESIIDAGIHAPTGLGMQPWRFVVIKDKAIMKQMSNHCKPRLLKQLEGINIDAAMQFKKMLKTEEFDIFYNAPVLIIVLGYKNVPTVDFDCSMCAQNMMLAAHSMGLGSCWIGTACLVQDNPEMLNKLKIPADFKVVAPIIFGYAGSIPAAPPRNEPVITWL
- a CDS encoding ferredoxin-thioredoxin reductase catalytic domain-containing protein; translation: MDADKRKQRLKEMFQRVVDPLGYKFSPDEEIVDFLLEQEVIIEKEHGHPFCPCQGLTGERELDMKIVCPCIPFHRAHFDAMKRCWCGLYVHKNVDDPYSLIQISRSEFEQMQTEGNV